A window of Macrotis lagotis isolate mMagLag1 chromosome 1, bilby.v1.9.chrom.fasta, whole genome shotgun sequence genomic DNA:
GCTCCGCCCGGGGAGAAGGCTGCAGGCGCTCCCGGCCGGGCAGCCGGAGCGCCGCGTCCCGCTCGGCTCTGCACAGTCCTCACTCGGCCGAGAGGCAGCGCGTCCGGGCCGGTCCCCACGCCCGGGCCGGTCCCCGCGCCCGGGCCGGTCTCCGCGTCCGGGCCGGTCCCCACGCCCGGGCCGGTCCCCGCGCCCGGGCCGGTCTCCGCGTCCGGGCCGGTCCCCACTCCCGGGCCGGTCCCCACTCCCGGGCCGGTCCCCGCGTCCGGGCCGGTCCCCGCGTCCGGGCCGGTCCCCGCGTCCGGGCCAGGCGGGGAGGCGCGTGCTCCGCCGGACCGCGGTAAGGGCGCCCTCGGGCTGCGGGGCAGCCCTCCGGGAGGCGGCCCGCCCGGGGCTCCGGGGTGCGGGGGGACAGCCGGGCGGGCGGGGGGCGTCGTCCGGGCGGCTGCGGCGAATCCCCGACGGCGGCGGCGGGAGCCCGGGAGGGGGGCGGGAGGACGGCATGGCGGGGCTGGGGCGGACCTCCCTCGCCCCTCCAGAAGCCTCCACTCCTGGGCCGAGGAAGCGCGACGGCCCCCGGCCCCCGACGCCCCTGCCGGCGGCCACCCTCCCCTTGAGGGAGCCCTAGGTCTGGAGTCCGCGGGGCCACTCCGCCTCAGGCAACCTCCCGGGACTCAGTTTCCCCGTCTGTAACACCGAAGACCCAGCGAGCCTCCCTGCGGGAGAGGGGGCGCCTCGGGAGGCTCCTTCCCGACGCcgcgtctctctctctctctctctctctctgcctgtctctctctctgcctctctctgtctctgtctctctgtctctctctctctctgtctctgtctctctctctctctctctctctctctctctctgcctgtctctctgtctctctctctgtctctctctctctctctctgtctctgtctctctctctgtctctgtctctctgtctgtctctctctctctctgtgtctctctctctctctgcctgtctctctctctctctctctctctctgcctgtctctctctctgtctctctctctctgtctctgtctgtctctctctctctctgtctctctctctctctgcctgtctctctgtctctctgtctctctctctgtctctgtctctctctctgtctctgtctctctgtctgtctctctctctctctgtgtctctctctctctctctctctctctctctctgtctctctctctctctctctctctctctctctgcctgtctctctgtctctctgtctctctctctgtctctgtctctctctctctctgtctctctctctctctctctctctctctctctctctctctctctctctctctctctcccccccccccccccccccgtctccaGGCGCTGCGGCCCCGGGCCACCATGGTCAGCGAGTCCCCCGGCGGCGGGCCCTGGAGGCCCGGGCTGCCCGGCGGGGCGCTCAAGGTGAACGTGGGCGGCGTGCGGCGGCGGCTGAGCCCGCGGGCGCTGGCGCAGTTCCCGGACACGCGGCTGGGCCGCCTGCAGGCCGCCGCCTCGGAGGAGCAGGCCCGCCAGCTGTGCGACGACTACGACCCGGGCGAGCGGGAGTTCTACTTTGACCGGCACCCGGGCTTCTTCCTGTGCCTGCTGCACTTCTACCGCACCGGGCGGCTGCACGTGCTGGAGGAGCTGTGCGTCTTCGCCTTCGGCCAGGAGGCCGAGTACTGGGGCCTGGCCGACCGCTTCCTGGCCGCCTGCTGCAGCGGCCGCTACCACGAGCGGCGCCTGGAGCGGCCGCGCCGCAGCTGGGACGAGGACAGCGACGTCAGCAGCGTGGACACGTCCCCCGACGAGATCTCCGACTTCAACCAGGACCTGCTGCGCTACCGCGCCGTGCGCTGCGGCCAGCTGCGGAAACGCCTCTGGCTGACCATGGAGAACCCGGGCTACTCGCTGCCCAGCAAGCTCTTCAGCTGCGTCTCCATCGGCGTGGTGCTGCTCTCCATCGCCGCCATGTGCATCCACAGCCTGCCCGAGTACCGGGAGCGGGGCGAGGAGGCCGCCCCGGCGCCGCCGCTGCTCCTGCGGCTGGAGTACTGCTGCATGGCCTGGTTCAGCTTCGAGGTGGCCTCCCGCCTGCTGCTGGCCCCGAGCCTGCCCCGCTTCTTCCGGCACCCGCTCAACCTCATCGACATCGTCTCCGTGCTGCCCTTCTACCTGACGCTGCTGGTCAGCGCCATGCCGGGCAAGTCCTGGAAGCTGGGCGGCGTGGGCAAGGTGGTGCAGGTCTTCCGGCTCATGCGCATCTTCCGCGTGCTCAAGCTGGCGCGGCACTCCACGGGGCTGCGCTCCCTGGGGGCCACCCTCAAggtaatgccccccccccccaccgggACCCCGGAGCAGTGGGATCCGGCCCCAGGCCCGGCTGTGGGACCAGCCCCGAGGCTCGACAGTGGGGCCCAGCCTCGGCAGTGGGATCCGGCCCCAGGCCCGGCTGTGGGACCAGCCCCGAGCCTCGGCAGTGGGATCCGGCCCCAGGCCCCGCAGTGGGACCAGCCCCGAGCCTCGGCAGTGGGGCCCGGCCCCGAGGCCCGGCCGTGGGACCAGCCCCGAGCCTCGGCAGTGGGATCCGGCCCCAGGCCCGGCTGTGGGACCAGCCCCGAGCCTCGGCAGTGGGGCCCGGCCCTGAGGCCCGGCCGTGGGACCAGCCCCGAGCCTCGGCAGTGGGGCCCGGCCCCAGGCCCGACTGTGGGACCAGCCCCGAGTCTCGGCAGTGAGGCCCGGCCCCAGGCCCGGCTGTGGGACCAGCCCCGAGCCTCGGCAGTGGGGCCCGGCCCCGAGCCCCGCAGTGGGACCAGCCCCGAGTCTCGGCAGTGGGGCCCGGCCCCAGGCCCGGCTGTGGGAGCAGCCCCGAGTCTCGGCAGTGGGGCCCAGCCTCGGCAGTGGGGCCCGGCCCCGAGGCCCGGGCCACTTTCGAAGCCTTAACTGTAGAGCTAAAAGGTAGGAGTGAGACCCagggagagagaagggccagGGACCATCCTGGAAGGAACTTTAGCAAAGAAGTTGAATGTGCCTCTTCAGTCTTAGGGAGTGCTTGAAGCAAGACATTAAGATTAATTTGCCTAGGACCCCCACAGCTAGCATGTGCCAGAGCATGAACCCAGGGCCTCCCTGGAGACAAAAaatgacagtccctgccctcaagttgcTTTCTTTGGGTATGTTTTCAGtgtgtctgactccttgtgatctcgttttcttggcaaacagacCCAggtggtttgccgtttccttcttcATGTGTTtccacagatgaagaaaactTGCCTACCTCAAAGATAAGGGACTaacccaagaacacacagctagcacgggtctaaggtcacatttgaaggTCACATACTATCCCTTTCACAACCTAAGTGCcccattgttttttcttttcttttctttttggattggggagggaggtgggaagtgGAATGCAATGATAGCTTGAGGGGATGGGAGGGTCAAGTGaaggtttttttaaaggaaggagaaaactaGGGAATAGAGAAAGCTTTTATTGGCAATGGTggtttgtcctttgctctcaaagaagatagatgatgccatgacaagcttgGGAATTGGACTTAACTGAGGGGaagctgggctaagtcaccagcctcactttctcctctggagcagTCTGGGTCCAGTTACCAAGtatggatcaggaggactggagatggccctggaggtgaagcaatcaggtttaaatgacttgccccaggttgCTTAGCTAGTGTTGCATTTGAGTCTGGTTTCAAACTCCAGTCTTCCtaagtccaaggccagtgctctatccatggtgtcACTTAAGCTATCCTTTAACAGACAGGCactgtaaaaggaaaaaactgaaaataagagagaaaagataaagaataaacTAATGAAGCAGTTGGGAGGAGATGGAATAAAAGGTCTAAGTAAAGGTAGTTTGCCTTGTCAAGGAGAAGGATGACTTCTCTGTTAGAAactggaggaaaggaagagagaatgggaaATAACAGAAGGGCTTTTGAGGTGTCCTGTAGGGGAAGATGGTACatgtattcttttattttgtttactcaaATAGGAACTAAATTCTTGTTCATAGGAAGGGGGGAAAGTAGTGTGGAAAAACTGCAAGGGGGAAAGTTTAGATCAAACATTACAGAGTGTGATGGTCAatggaggaaagagggaggaaaaggggtTGCCATGCACAGTGAAGACCTAGTTGCTAATTCTGTCACAAAAGTCTGTAATAGTCCCAGGAAACATGGTTTTGTGACTTTTTTCATTCATGTTCAGCAGAAAAGGCAGATGGTATGGGCAGACCTTCACTTCATTGCCTGAGCAATGTGATAGGAGGAAAGCCTTCAAGGGTGAAGGACAGTAGATAGTTGAACTTGCTAATTAAAAGGTTGAGACTTCAAGGCCAGAGCAAAAGTGATAGATTTGGAGAGCAGATGAATGGATATCATGGTGAGAAGTCAAACAAAAGGAAAGATGAGGACTTAgtttaagaaaagaatttcaaagttcaAGATCATGAGGTAGCCCATTTATGAGTGATAGTGAGAGGATTgatgtttccctttttttatgtGAGGATGAGGTAAAATAAGGAGTTGGTCATAGGAATTGAGAAAATTGATGAAACGAGTGACCCAGGTTTTCAGGGGGATATGGTAGCATATTTTGAAGTTCCAAGTGTAAAGACAGGGGTTAGGGTAGAGTGATGTACTGAGCttcttgaaaaagaaagatttactGAGGCATAATTGGATAACTACAACAAAGTTTTGGAATTCCCACTATAGATCACTGATCCTCAAATGAGGAGAGGTTGCTATGTGATAGCATCAGATAAAAAGTCTGGATGGGgctttaaaaggaaagaataagaatagCCAACATTGATATGGTGCTTATTATATGTGACATACAATGTTAAGCATTtataattatctcttttgatcctcagaAAACTGTATGcaattactattcccattttacagatgagggaactgagatagGTAGagtttaagcaacttgtccaggaCTGAACAGCtactcagtgtctgaggtcagatctgagtTCAGACCAGGTATTCCATCCACTTAGATCACCTTGATGTCTGAAATATAGCCTCTTCTAGTTGCTCATATCTTTGGGAGCATGAAGATACATTAAATACTAGAGAGTGGCCAGGGAAGCAGTGTCTTTGGAGGGAAGATCAAGTTGAATTTTAAGGTGGATAGTGTGTTAAAGGAAGAGactgaagaaagaaatctaaCAACTGAACAGGATCTAAAAGGCAAAATGGAAGGTAGAGGatagaggaaaatggaaaaactcAGTATGGAGAGGTCTAATATGTATGGGGAATGAAAGAGCAGTGGTAATATGGAAATGGAACTTTCATTCCCACTTCACAATTTTGGTTCATAGGGATTATTAGGAAGggaagttgttcagtcatgtaaaAGTACCAGTTCACCAGGGCTCCTCCCCTCAAAGAGTCCTGTGATGATGGACAATGGATGTTGGACTATTTTGTTTAACAGCATCAAGAAGTGAAATTGCTTAGGTCTTCTAGGTCAGTATACCTAGAGATCTGGTCATCAAGAACCTGCAGGAATTACCATCTAGCCCACCCTCCCAGAGGAGAAGGTAACATGTCTAGAAATGGACAATGGCTTGCTCAACCTCACTCAGCTAGTAATTAGCAGAGTTGGGACCCTTGTCTATTATCTTCCAATGACAAACCCATTGCTCTTCTTTCTCATTACACAGAGCTGTAATGAAAGCTCACATTTGTATAGGTTTTGAGGTTTATAAGGTGTTTCCTTCAAAATAGCTCTGTAAAGAAGGTGGTGAAGAATTATTAtccacttttacagatgaggaaactgaaaccataAAGTTAAAGTAACTCATCCATAGCTACATAGCTAACTAATTATCAAAATCAGGATGTGACTTGACTCTAAACATTAGAGAACTGTGATCAGTACATCCTGATGAAGCAACAGAcactcctccctttctcctcctttattctaTAACTGAACTAGGCaagaaaaaggggagaaggaggaaaaacaaatggGAATCTGAGGCTAAAATTAGGGGTTTGGGAAAAGAAAGTACAAGAGAAAGGGGGAtggtcaataagcatttttaagcagCATGTTCCAAGGACATAACCTAAGGGTTTTCCAGGTGTCTAATACCCCTGGGAGCAAGGGGCTGTTATTACCCCCACCTTACAGTAGAGGAGACTCAGGCAGACAAAGTGtaagtaacttacccagagtcacacagccagaaagtggaggtcacatttgaactcagatcttcctgactccaggtcccagggctccatctactgcatcacctggctgcctCTGAGAGCTCAAGGTCTTTGATTGCATGATTTTTACTATACCATTGATGACTTAGTTTCTTTTCCCATAAAATGGATGGAGATCTAAGATCTAGGATCGTTTTTATCTCTGATattctattcaataaacatttattaaggattagAGTGAGAGTGTGGTGCTGAGGGAAAAATCAAAGTCCCcaccctcaagaagctttcattCTATTGTCAGGATATCACAAGGTCCAAAGACAAATAGGTACAAAATAATTTGGGCAAGAACAGAGCACTGATGAGACCTCGGAGGTGGCTGCTTAAAGTTGACATTAAAGGAGGATAAGGATGCTAACAGGTAGCAGTGACTAGAGTGCAGGTGAGTCATGCGGACCAACCTAGGCAAGTGTATGCAGGTGGGAGACAACATGCTCAGTTTCAGGGCTTTATTATAAGTTATTACTGTGCATAATGACAGCGACACCAGTACCCTACTGACTTCAGAATGATTATGAAGAAGCACTTTGTGAACTGTCATTAGATCACAGTGTTCTTTACAGTTTTGTTCAGtggtttcagtcatgtatgacttttTTTGTGCCTACATTTGGGATTTccctggcagagatactggaggggtttgccatttccttctccagctcattttacagatgaggaaactgaggtaaacaaggtaaagtgatttgtccagggtcacacagctagtcaatgtctgaggccagatttgaacccagaaagatgagtcttgctgTCAGACTCAGGTCTTTATTCATTGCACAGCCTAACTCCCTCTTCTTTACAagtggttttgttttattcttgccTTCCTGAGGGCACCTTGAAAATTTTCAGGTCTCCTACATTTCTCAGTAGGGTGCAATTTCTAACCTTGATTCCCCTTTTGGATCTCACATTCTTCTATGTACTAACAGGACATTGCACATGGCCCAGGGTCTGGCATTATTATTCCCCACCCCCTTTCACAGAGAAGGCTGCATCTGGAAGGGGCCATGTGGGGAGAAAggtgagaaggaaaaaggagctAAGGACAAGGTTTCTTTCTATCCCTTACTCTACCCACCTCCACACATCTGaaataaaaagagcaaaaaataggAGGAAGGCAAGAGGAATCACTGACAAAACAGGGCATCTTTGGAAGCTCCATGTTGAATTGATTGCatagataaaagaaaagcaagcttTCCATAATAGAAATTCACAGTTTCATAGGCAGCTCTCACTTGCTCTATAGTGT
This region includes:
- the KCNS1 gene encoding delayed-rectifier potassium channel regulatory subunit KCNS1, whose product is MVSESPGGGPWRPGLPGGALKVNVGGVRRRLSPRALAQFPDTRLGRLQAAASEEQARQLCDDYDPGEREFYFDRHPGFFLCLLHFYRTGRLHVLEELCVFAFGQEAEYWGLADRFLAACCSGRYHERRLERPRRSWDEDSDVSSVDTSPDEISDFNQDLLRYRAVRCGQLRKRLWLTMENPGYSLPSKLFSCVSIGVVLLSIAAMCIHSLPEYRERGEEAAPAPPLLLRLEYCCMAWFSFEVASRLLLAPSLPRFFRHPLNLIDIVSVLPFYLTLLVSAMPGKSWKLGGVGKVVQVFRLMRIFRVLKLARHSTGLRSLGATLKHSYREVGILLLYLAVGVSVFSGVAYTAEKEEDVGFDTIPACWWWGTVSMTTVGYGDVVPVTVAGKLAASGCILGGILVVALPITIIFNKFSHFYRRQKALEAAVRNSDQREPSISVDASSTEDGASQASNETSREGNFPEPRSRMSDVASMP